AAGCCACCTATGATGAGATCATCGACCGGAAAAGAATCTCCTACGTCATGGCGGATGGCAGACAGGCCATCACCGACTTTGAAAATGTGGATGGTAAAACAAAAGTGACCACCACCTTTGATGCAGAAAACCAAAACCCGGTGGAGATGCAGAAAGACGGCTGGCAAGCCATCCTCAATAATTTCAAAAGGTACGTGGAAGGATAAGGGCAAGGCAATACAGGATGAAAATCCCACAAAATAAATCAGGGTTCCCCTGCGCCAATTTCTCTCCCTTTCACACTTCCCCTTTCGGTACATTTGACCATGTCCGATCCCAAATACATCAAAGGCCGCGGCGCCCAGTTCAACACCCATAACCCCTATCTGTCCAGCCAATTTGTAAAGGAACACATCGAAGGGATCGACGAAGAGGAGACCGGTAAACCCGAAACGGAATACCTCACGGAAAACCCGAAAAAGATTGTCAACAAGGTGGACAGTCCGGACATCGGCCACGCCTATTCCATGAATCCTTACCAGGGATGTGAGCACGGGTGCATTTACTGTTACGCACGCAACAGCCACCAATACTGGGGCTACAGCGCCGGCCTCGACTTCGAACGGAAGATCATCGTGAAACCCAATGCACCGCAACTCCTGGAAAAGCAACTAAGTGGCAGGTCATGGAAGCCTATCCCCATCATGTTGTCAGGCAATACCGACTGCTACCAGCCGGTGGAAAGGAAGATGAAGATCACACGTGCGATGCTCGAGGTGTTGCTGAAATTTCGCCACCCCGTAAGCATCATCACCAAAAATGCGCTCATCCTGCGCGATCTGGACCTCCTCACCGAACTCAATAAATATGACCTGGTGCATGTCAACATCAGCCTCACCACCCTGAATGAAGACCTGCGCAGGAAACTGGAACCCCGCACCGCATCATCCAGGCGCCGACTGGAAACCATTGCAGCAATCTCTTCTAATCAAATCCCCGTGAATGTGATGGTGGCACCCGTCATTCCCGGACTGAACAGCCACGAGATTCCTCACCTTGTCAAAGCTGCCGCCGATCAAGGTGCGCAATCCGCCGCTTACGTCATGGTACGATTGAATGGCTCCATCAAAGACCTGTTTGAAGACTGGGTCCGAAAAACATTT
This sequence is a window from Flavobacteriales bacterium. Protein-coding genes within it:
- a CDS encoding SRPBCC domain-containing protein, with amino-acid sequence ATYDEIIDRKRISYVMADGRQAITDFENVDGKTKVTTTFDAENQNPVEMQKDGWQAILNNFKRYVEG
- a CDS encoding PA0069 family radical SAM protein, producing MSDPKYIKGRGAQFNTHNPYLSSQFVKEHIEGIDEEETGKPETEYLTENPKKIVNKVDSPDIGHAYSMNPYQGCEHGCIYCYARNSHQYWGYSAGLDFERKIIVKPNAPQLLEKQLSGRSWKPIPIMLSGNTDCYQPVERKMKITRAMLEVLLKFRHPVSIITKNALILRDLDLLTELNKYDLVHVNISLTTLNEDLRRKLEPRTASSRRRLETIAAISSNQIPVNVMVAPVIPGLNSHEIPHLVKAAADQGAQSAAYVMVRLNGSIKDLFEDWVRKTFPDRAEKVLNQVRACHAGKLNDSEWGRRMRGEGPEAMAISNLFKVARRKHLAGRSMKPLSTSAFRNKDFDQLDLFGS